TAGTGCGATACCAACATTGCCAATAGAATTTGTGCACAGTATATATGGGAACTTCGCGATAGGCCTACCCATGCATATTAAAAAATTCAAACAAGATTTTATTGTGACAACTATTGATAGCTCTTTCTCAAAGAAAACTGGGATAGAAGTAGGAAGCCCCATACGTAAAATAAATGGAGTACCGGTAAACGATTTATACAAAAAGATATCGTACTATATAGGGAGCCCCAGGCCAGAAGTACATGAGTACCTTGTCAATAGTCAAAGACTATTGAGTTTTGTCCCCATATCGGACTCCATCGATATCGTCTATGCCACGGATAAAATCGAAAAAAACATCAAGATAAAAGGAGATATCAGTCTTTCTCGACTCTTTAGTAAACTTAAAGACAACAATACAACCCTTCAAAAGTCTATTGAACATCATGGAATTTACAATATCGATGATAGTGTTACATATCTGAATCCAGCACATATTGACACATCAGCCGCTGTCAATGCATTGATTAGTCAAAGTGAAAAAATAATATTGGATCTACGAAATTATCCAAACGGTAAATTTGACGTACAATCGTTGCTCCCATCTAATGTGGTCATCGCAAAAACGCAAAAGCTCTCTCATTATCCTCAACGTCTAATTGAGTCTGATATCACCACAACGGATGGGAGCAATCACCGTCCCAACAGAAAGATCGTGGCGTTGATTTCGGAGGCATCAAGAAGTAATCCAGAATTTCTAGCTATGGCATTGAGAGCTGCTCAGAGAGCAGATGATATCACAATAATAGGACGGAATTCGATGGGGGCAGATGGTAACGTTGTGAAAATCCCATTAATAGGGAGCCCTACGTTTAGCTTATGGTACACTGGAATTCGAATACTTTACCCAGATCATGGAGAAACCCAAGGTATCGGAATTAAACCTGACGTCTATGTTCCACTTACCGAAGAGGAAGTGACCAAGGGAGTAGATAACATACTTAATAACGCTATTGATATTATCAGGAAGTGAAAAACATCAGTACTTTTAATTTTATCATTTATGTAATGGATTTGGCTGTAATGAAGATAAAATTTGTAGCATCGAAAAAGCATAAGTGGATTAATAGTTCCAAATAGTTATATTTGATACAGGCCTTATATCGTTGTGGACGGAGCCTTCGATTTAAAAAATTTCGTGCAATAAGTATCAGCTCCCCTATTAAATAACCGAAACCATATTATCCTAGCATTTTCCAAAACCTTGTTATCAGAAGTTTAAATTTGTTTTTTACGGTTTCTTTGTTTTGGAAGATTGAAATCCACTTAGGATAATTGAAATTAATATAAGTATAATTCCAATTGCTAACAATGGTATCCAAAATATGAAGCAAAATTCTGATAATTTTATAATGAATTTGCTATAATCACCTCTCGAAACAAACATTCCAGCACCAAATACAAAGATTAGAATTGACGAAAGACATAATGTTATCCCAATGAAGAATAATTTTCTATGATTTGACATCCTATTTTTCATTTTAGTGTTTTCATGTTCATAAGTTCCTCAACTTGTTCTTACGATCATTATATTTGGAAATCTCCCTTCCTTCGATAGGATTGGCTGTGGTTAATAGCATGGTATTCTACTTTCAATCGGGCAAGGTTAATACCCAAGCCTAATATACATTATTTGTTTTGAATTAATATGTTTGTCAATATTAACTAGCTAGATTATTACACACTTTGTAAGGCTAGGCTAGTGGTTTATAAAGTTTGTTGCTTAAGGAAAACCGTATAAGCATATTGATATCAACAATAACCCCACCTACTTATCTCTAGCCCAGCTATGAGAGGTAGGTTCCTCCCCTAGCTAAAAGTCGAGATCGCGCGCTCACGAATCTCCGAGACATTCAAGCCGGCCTCTTCCAATTTCTGCGAAGCCTGCTGCTCGATTAAATCCTTTAACAGGACAAAGGTCTGGTCAAATTGGACTTGTTTGCCAATTACAAAAGATAAATCATATTCAACCTCTTCCCAGGTAGAGATATCAGCATGATTGTGCTGAAGCTGTACCTCTAATTTGTCAATGGCATTGGCGGCCTTGGCCTCAAAAGTTTTCTTATCTTCAAATTCATAGAAAAGATCATAGATCTCTTGTCTGTTACTTTTTGCTAGCATCTGTCTGATCTTGAGAATGGCTTGTTCTTCATTTTGCTGTTTGATCTTTCTGATCTCTGGATTGCGGATCTGATCCAATACGGAAACGTCTCCAGCTTCTGCTTCAACAAGGTCATGGATAATGATCATTTTTAACAGACGGGCTAAATCCACCTTCTCATTCAAAAGCGGCAAATGCCTATGATAGTTTTTTATTAAATATGTATATCGGTCTATATTAACCAATACATTTGGCCAGGCCCATATAAACTATATAAGGGACTGGCTTCCTGTATTACCTTTGAAAAGTGTATTTATTACTTATCGTTATCTTCTGTATCTTCTTCAATTTCGATCTGTGGTGGGATGAGCCTGTACATTACGGGTGTTACAATCCTTGATAGGATTGTTGAACTTATAAGCCCGCCAATAAGTACAATTGCCAAAGGAGCAATAAGCGGATTGGGATTTAATGCAATAGGTATCAATCCGCAGATAGCGGTAATAGATGTAAGCACAACAGGTAAAAACCGTGTCTCGCCCGCTATATGGATAGCTTCATCCAAGGAGTGGCCCTCAACCCTAAGCTGGTTTGTAAAATCCACGAGGAGCAACGAATTCTTGACCTGTATTCCCGACAACCCGATAAAACCGATGATAGAAACCAAAGACATCGGATTGCCGGTTAAAAGCAACGCTATCGCACCGCCCAATATACCCAACGGGATAATGGATAATACGATAATAATCCCCTTGAAATTCTTAAACTGTAAAAGGAGCACGCCTATAAAAAGGAAGCCACTTAATAATATGACCGAAAGAAAGTTGCCTCCCAGGGCATCGCCTTCGGACTCGGCCTCACCCGACAATTTATAATAATACCCCGGCGGAAGCTTTAATCTGTCAAGCTGTGGAACGATGTCCTTTAAAATATCATTGGCATACACGTGGTCTTTAGTCAATGATGTCACTTTGGCAAACCTCGATTTGTTAAAATGGTTGATTGCCGTCGGAGATGTTTCAAAACCTATTGTAGCAATTTGGTCAACCTGTATCGGTGTTCCCTGGATATTGTTGACATAAAGTCCTTTGAGCACATTGAGATCTGAAAACTTTTCTCGTGGTAGGGTAATGATCACATTCCTTGAATCGCCGCGGTCGTCGATGTAGTCACCAACATTTACGCCGGCTACTGCCATGCGGATAACCATGTCTACATCACTGGTCAATACACCAAGGGTGCGCGCTTTTTCCTTGTCTATCGAAACCTTGACATCTGATTTGTACGAATTTAGCTCGTTGTTCACAAAGAAGGTACCGGGGTGCTTCCTTAAAATTTCCTCTACCTTAAAAGATAGGGATCGCAAAGTGTCCTGATTATCCCCGAAAACTCTGACCACAATGTTCGCCTCAATCGGTGTGCCCTGTTCAAAATCCTTTACCTCAATTCTTGCATGGGGAAAATCAATGAATTTTTTTCTAAGAGTCTTAATCAGTTCCTGTTTAACTTTTGGGCCGGTATCGTCGCCCAATTGAACAAATATTTGTCCAAAATCGGGCTTAATGTCCTGCTGGTGTACATTGTAGTAAATCTGCGGATTACCTTTGCCGACATTGGAGGTATAATACACGATTTCCTTATGGTTCTTCAGTTCCTGCTCCACGAGTTTGGTGACGCGGTCGCTTTCAGGGATGTTTGCCTGCAATGGCAGCTTGATATTGATCAGGAACATTGGCTTTTCTGATGTTGGAAAAAGCTTGAAGCCTGCCAATGGAAAGAGGGCGAACGCAAAAACACTCAGCGCGATTGAGATCCCTATGGTTACTTTTGGCCATTTGAGTGCGATTGGCATGATACTGCGGTATGAATAGCTCAAAAACTGCTGTAGCTTCTGCAGGAAGTAATTACCGCCGCTATGTGCATGGGGTTTTAATATACGGCTGCCAAGAAATGGAACCAAGGTAAGCGCAACCAGCATGGATGCCAATACGCTTGTCATTACCGCCATCGGCAAGCTTCGGAGAAATTCGCCTGCCGCATCAGGTAAAAAAGCAAGCGGCAGGAACGCTATGACCAAAGTAGCCGTACATCCTACAACTGCATTACCTATCTGCCTTGTCCCTTTTAACACGGCATCCTTAATGGAATACCCCTCTCTTAACCATCTTTCTATATTTTCGACAACAACAATACTGTCGTCTACCAGCAGCCCCAATGCCACCACCAGGCCAACAATACTTAATTGGTTGAGTGAATAGCCCAGCATGTTCATCGCTATCAAACCCAAGGCGAGTGATAACGGAATGGAGATCATAACAATCAATGACGCCCTGAATCCCAGTGGCAACAACGTGATAACGACCAGCACGATCGCCAGCGCAAAATCAAATCCCAGATGTCCCAAACGTTGGGCAACCATGTCCGCCTGGTCAAAATTTTTGATCATTTTTATATTTTCCGGAAGTCCTTTCTGGAATGCTTCCAACACTGGCATATACTCTTCCTTGACCTTGCTAATATTGACATTGTCTTTCATGGCGGCTGTCACGAGCACACAGCGGTGACCGTTAAGGCGGGTAATATGGTTGATGGTACCATCCTTATAGCTAACTTCGGCGACATCTTTTAAATAAATAATCTTCCCGTTGGCGTTATATATAACTGTATTGGCGACGTCTTCGACATTCTTGAATTTGCCGCTGGTCTTCACGTTGAAAACTTTGGTATCGAGGTTGACGCTTCCCCCAGGGATATCGGCAGCTTCGCTTTGCAAGCTCCCGACAACAAGATTTAAGGGTATCCTTAGCTGGGCTAGTTTATCCAGCTGCATGTCTATGCGTATCTCCTGCTCAGGAACTCCGGTATACTTAACTTCCTTAAGGTCGGTAATCTTTTCCAGCGCTGTTTTAAGCAGATCGGCTTTGTCCCTAAGTTCTTTAGCTGATGCAGCATTGGAAACCAAAGCCACTTGGATGATCTTTACATCGGAGGATGCTACTTTTTCCGTTTTGATCAGATAGATGTCTTTTGGGAGTTCACTGTTCTTTAGCGCATTTATTTCGGTAGATATCTCTTGGTATTTATTGTCGACATCGACGCCATATTTGAATTTAGGCTGTATTACGGCAACACCGTCTTCAACAGAAGTAAGTATCTTTTCTATATTTTCAAGCCCGTATATTTTATTTTCAATCGGTTTTACCACCTGTTCTTCCATGTCTTTTGGACTGGTTCCCGGGTAAATGACCGTGATCACATATTGCGGCGGATGCGTTGTCGGATCCTCCGATCTCGGCATAGTAAACAGCGTGAGCAACCCCACTACAGCGAAAAGAACGAACATGATCAGTGTGAACTGATAGTTCTTAACAGCAAAATTTGTTATTTTCATTATGATGTGGGTTTACTTGATAATTTTGACTACTGATTGCTCATTCAGGTAGGCGCTGTTGGAAATGACAATTTGGTTTATCCCGTCCATTTTGTCACTTAAATACACTTTATCCGTTTCAAACTTCATGATGTTTACAGGAATCTTTTTTACCTTGTCTGCGCCGACAGTAGTGAATACGTATCCTTTTTTTCCGTCCGCTTCGACCAATGCATTATAGGGGATCACGATTGCATTCTCCACCTGATCTATCTCAATATCGGCCTTCCCAAACATGCCTACGGGAGGAGCAACGTTATGGAGTTTCAATTTTAGTTCTATCTGAAAAGAGCCTATTTCCCGGTCTGCCGATTGCAGCTTTCTGTATACCGTCGCCTCGAATAGCTGATCAGGGAAACCATCCAATGTAACTTTTGCAGCCTGTCCTGCTTTTATACTTGACCATTCACGGTCTGTTACGCCTGCTTTCAGAAGATAGCTGGCATTCTGCTGTATGGTATTAGTAAGTAGCACCGGCATCCCGCCCCCAATCACCTCTCCTTCATTTGCAACCTTCTTTGAGACAAAGCCGTCCGAGGTGGCATAGATCTTTGCATAGCGCTCGTTGAACGCCACGGCTTCTTTTCCTTTTCTGGCAACATCAAGTGCAGTTCTTGTATTTTGCAGCTGTTCCAACGTAAAGACACTGTCTTTGTAAAGGTTCATTGCACGGTCATAGTCGCGTTGGGCTTTATCCACACCTAGGCTTGACTGGGAAAGCCCGGCTGAAATTTCGGTCGTATTCAACGTTGCCAATAATTGTCCTTTGCGGAAAAAGTCTCCTTCACTGACCAATATACGGCTGATGACACCGCCTATTTTAAAAGAATAGTTTGCCTGGTCTTCTGTACTGACCAACCCGGTTACCTGTACCGAGGTAGGAACACGGAAGGACGACACAGGGGATACCTTTACGGCAATGATATCTGGTTCGCCAAGCGGATTTGTATTTTTGGGGTGCTCTTTGCACGACGACAGCATTAGGGCTGCCGCAATTACTGTAAATTGTATCCTTTTCATTTTTAAAATTATTGTATGTTAAAACTAGCGTTGGCGCGTTCAATGGCAGTAAATGCTATCCATGTATCGAATAGCGCGATGTTGGCCTGCAGCTGGGCATCTACCCATTGATTCTGGGCGTCAAGCACTTCAATATAAATTGCCATTCCCTCCTTATATAGTTTTGATATATCATTGTAATAGGTCTGGCTTGTCTTTAACTGGCTCTGGGCTGCCCGAAATTCAGCAACAGCACTTTCCATACTGGCCTGACGCACTTTAAGCTCTGTAAGAAGCTGTTGTTGCACATAGTCGGTCTGGGATAAAATCGCCTGCTGCTCGGCAAGGGTCTGTTTGATACGGCTGCTGTTTCTCCCAAATCCGAAAAGGTTCCACTCTAAAGAAACGCCCAGAAGGTAATAGCGGCTCTTATTATTGAATTTCCAGTCAAATGCCTGCGAACCCAGGTCCAAACTGGCTCCCACCTTTGGAACGAGGTATGATTTTGCAAGTCCCGTCAGGTCTTCATTGATACCCTTGGCGATTTTAAGTTTGGAAAGCTCCTCGCGATTACCGATATCTTCACCTATTAGAGCGGTCTGGTCCGGCAAGGCGGTTATTTCGTCTATTAAAATACTTTCTGTCTGTGGGCGATTAAGAAGGAAATTAAAATAATACCTGGCCGATTCTTGCGTCTTTATAGCAGTCACGATCGAAGCCTCGATTTTGGAAACCTCATTTTGGCTTCGGACCAAGGCTGTCCGGTTAATCTTACCATTATCCAATAGCTTCCTGTTCACTCTCTCCCCTTCACGCACCAATGCTAGATAAGATTGGTAGATCTTTACGGCATTGGTCGCTTTCAGATAATTATAATAGGCTACTTTAATTTCTTTTACCAATTCTCTTTTATAAAGTAGCACTTCCGCTTTTTGGAGGCCGATCTGCTTTGTCTTAATCTTTTTGTTATAATTGAGCTCGGCATTCAGAATTGGTTGGGTGATGCGAAATTTTGCATCATAGAAATTATCGGGGTTTATCAATACCTGCTGGTTTTGCAATTGCGGAAACGAATTGCTTCCTGTTAACTGATTTAGTGTACTGTACACACCGTTCATCATATCGCCCACAGGAATATCGATTGTCCGTCCGCCATCGGCTTTGGTATAGGTTGTTGAAAAGGCAATATTTGGTAGAAACATACTTTTCGCCTCCGAGAGCGCATAAACATTTTTCTCCAGCATAAAATTTTGCTGTTTTATACTCTGGTTTGATTCCAGACCTTCTTTTATGTATAGGTCAAGCCTATCCTGTGCCCTGCTCTGATGGGCAGTGATCAACACCATGGTCAACAAAATCGACCATAATAATTTAGGTTTTTGATATAATTTAATCACTGTAATAAATTTAAACACTGTTCAATAAAATAATAAAAAAAAGTGCCTAGCTCTTTTCGAGCAAAGCAACAAAACATGCGTAGCCGTTTTCCATCAACTCTTCATTTGTTTTGTTTATAAAACTTGTTGTACGGTCCTTGCAAAACAAGGCACAAATTCCATGCATTGCGGAAAGCACCATAAATGTAAAATAGTCTGTATCCATCTCTATGAATTTACCTTGTTGTTGGCAATCGCGGATCATAGAACACATATGATTTATGGCTTCCTGTGCAATTGTGAACCTAGTTTCGGTAGGATCTTTTACGGTCTCCTCAACCATGAACATGAGGTTGTAGTAATCCTTATTTTCCTGCGCAAATTGAATAAACACACGTCCCGATGCCTTAAGTCGTTCAAATGGATCTGCTACGCTGTTCAGCACTTTCAACTGGTTTAGAAGCAAAGTGAATCCTTCTTTTTGAAGCTCCTGAAAAATTTCGGTTTTATCCTTAAAATGAAAATAGAGACTGCCAGGACTATAATTGATCTCATTGGCAATATTGCGCATACTGGTCTTTTCATATCCTTTTTCAAGAAATATTTTGCGTGCCGCATTTAAGATACGCTGGTGCATTTCCTGTTTTTCTTCCTGTTTTCTTTCTGCTATACTCATTTTAATTTTTATTTGGCTTTAAAATTTAAGCCTTAAGCCCCGGACTAATTTTACCCATTATATTAATCGTTGATTTCCTGTTGAGAAACTTAAACCCAAATAGCATCATTCGGTTTTTAAATCCTTGTATTACTCTTGGCTTTCTTCTTGTTGCCAATGCCTTCATAAATTCGTCGGCAACTTCAGAAACACTCGATACGACAAAACTTGGAAATGCACTTGTATCACTGCCCGAGTTCGAATGGAAATCAGAATCGGCAGCACCGGGGTTAAAGCCTGATACAAAGATACCTTTATTTTTATATTCATACCAGAGTGACTCCGAAAAGTTGGCAACAAAGCTTTTTGTTCCCGCATACACGGCTCCACCAGGAAAAGATGAATGAGCCAGTAGTGACCCAATATTGATCAGCGCATTTCCTGATACTGCTTTGCTTAAAAATGCATAAGACAAGGATACCAATGCCTCCATATTCAATGTCATGGTATTTAACTGTTCTCCAATAGGTATCTCTGTAAACCTTCCATAAGAACCATTTCCTGCGTTATTAACAAGAAGATCATAACTATTTTCAGTAAGGTGCTTACTGACTTTCTCGATATCCTCTTTTATGGTAAGGTCTGCTACAAGAATCTGATGTGCTTCCCTCCCAAGTTGCTCCTGAACAGATTTCAATTTCTGTTCATTTCTTGCCACTAGGGTCAATTGGTAATGCTGTTGGGAAAGACGTCTGGCAATTTCCAAACCTATGCCTCCGCTTGCTCCAGTTATTAATGCTTTTTTCATTTCTTAAATGTTGAAATTAATTTTATGATGCAAATCTATTAAACACTGTTCAATTATCCAATTTTTTTTTACACTTCAATATGATATCTGCTGGAAAATGCCATATATTGAAGTAATTCAGTTGTTTATTTAGTTTAAAGTTGTGTATTACAGCCTGAGCTGTTTAAAAATTTAATCTATCTATTTTGTTAAAACAAATAGATTTTTATTATATTTGAACACTGTTTAATACAAATAAACAATAGATGAATTGGTTTTGAACATTTAGCAACCAATAAATATTACAAGTATGGAGACGGACAGACCAGAAAATAATAGGGAGATCATAGCTAATCTTTGCGAAGATCAGATAAGCGATGGGACGCCTGAAACCAACGGCCTAAGCAGACCGTTGGAAATAAAGGATAAACAGAAAAAAATATCAAGACGAGAATTAATTAAACAAGGAGGACTTGCTTTATCCATTTTAGCTTTACCTCTTCCATTAACATCATTTTTAAATTTTAATGAAATGACAGATAACAAAAATTTTGACGTAATCATAATTGGCGGTAGCTATGCAGGACTTTCGGCAGCGATGGCTCTGGGACGAGCATTAAGAAATGTTTTAATTATTGATAGCGGTTTGCCCTGTAACCGACAAACACCTCATTCACATAACTTTCTGACGCAAGACGGAGAAAAACCAAGCGTTATTGGGGAAAAGGCAAAAGATCAAGTGTTAAAATACGACACTGTAAAATTATTGACTGACCTTGCTGTTAGTGTAACGAAAACTGATAAGGGCTTTGAACTATCAACTCAATCAGGTAAAATATTTTCAGCTAGAAAACTTGTTTTTGCAACAGGTTTAAAAGATAAAATGCTAAACATTAAGGGTTTTTCTGAATGCTGGGGAATCACAGTACTTCATTGTCCTTATTGTCATGGATATGAAGTAAAAAATCAAAAAACAGGGATTTTGGCAAATGGATATGGTGCATTTCACTTGTCCCGACTTATTAATAACTGGACAAAGGATTTAACGATATTTACCAATGGAAAATCGGAGCTGACACAAGAGCAGACCGATGAAATCAAAAGACACAATATTTCAATAGTTGAGAAGAAGATAGCCTCGTTGAAACATAAAGACGGCGTAGTTGAAGAAATAACTTTTTCAGACAATTCAATTTTTAAATTAGATGTCATCTATGCTAGACCTCCATTTGAACAACATTGTAAAATCCCCGAATTATTGGGCTGTGAATTGACAGAACAGGGACTTATCAAAGTAGATGCATTTCAGAAAACAACAGTGGATAATATATTTGCTTGTGGAGACAACACTAATCCGCTACGTGCTGTATCATATGCTGTATCAACGGGCAATAATACAGGTGTATTTTTAAATAACGCTCTGGTAGAAGAAGATTTTTTAAAATGAATGTAAAAGGTGCAACTCCTAGCTATGAAGGTCATATGCTAATTATTAGGAGATGATGATGCAGGATGGACTTTTGGATTTGAAAGTCTTTAGTATTGATGAATTCTTTACGCTGGGTAAAAGTATATCTTTACTTCCCCCACTTGACTTTTATTATTCATGAATCAATAAATATTACATACATGGAAAGTAGCAGAATGGATAAATACAATAATAGTAGGACGCACCACTTAGGCAACGTAATAAGGGAACTGGTAAACGCAGGCGACTTTAATCTAAAGGACGTGGCGACGTATATTGATGTTAGCGAGGAGGAATTGGAGAAAATCTATGACAGCAGCTCCATAGACGTCGAAAAACTTATCAAACTATCAGAACTACTTCAGCATAATCTTTTCATTTATTACCTGAATAATAGAGTGATAAGTAATCTGTTTGAAAATCAGGTAAACGGCCTGCCCCCGCAGATTAGTTATCTTATTGAACAGTTGGAAACTAAGAATGACCAGATTGCACAATTGAAGTCATTAACCGAAACGCTAAGAAAAACCATTGAAATTCTTGAAACAAAAGAGTTTTTACAAAATACTACAAAATAATGGATAATCCAGTTTTTTGGGGAGAGGTCAATATCGATAATACAATTTCATTTACATGGCATAAAAGGATAGCTGAGCAGAATTTATTTCGTGTTTTTAATATAAGCTAATCAACAGCTAAAGAAATTCAGAAGTTGATACAGATAGATTGAAGTACATTCTTGTAACTTGCTGCGGTGCCATATACATCACTTTTTTTTAAGTCAATATAATAAAATAAGAATTATGATAACGATCGATAACTATCTTGATAATCATTACATCCACCGTAGTAATTGGCTCAGAGCCGCTGTGCTTGGTGCGAATGATGGTATTATCTCAATTTCCAGTTTAGCTATCGGGGTAGCCGCGGCCAGCATCTCAAGGGAACCTATCGTATTGGCTACAGTAGCTGGCCTGGTTGCTGGAGCCTTATCCATGGCGGCTGGTGAATATGTATCGGTAAGCTCACAGACAGATACCGAAATGGCCGATATCAAGCGTGAAAAAAAGGAATTAGAGGAAATGCCTGACCAAGAGTTACAAATTCTAACCCAGATATATGAGCGTCGCGGATTAAAAAAAGAGACTGCCATGCAGGTAGCTATTGAACTTACAGAGAAGGATGCACTTGCTACTCATATTCGCGATGAACTTGGTATAAATGAAATAAGCCAGGCAAATCCCATACAGGCCGCACTTGCATCAGGAGCCTCATTTACTGTGGGAGGAATTTTGCCTTTATTGGTCATTCTTTTTGCTCCGGTGAAAGGAATGGAATATTGGCTCTATGGATTTACGATATTCTTCTTGATCATCTTAGGGGTGGCGGCCGCAAAGACCGGTGGGTCGAGCATCATCAGAGCAATCATCCGAATTACCGTATGGGGAACAATTGCAATGGTTCTTTCTGCATTAGTAGGCTATCTATTTGGGGTCAGTGTTTAAATAGTGACTCCTTATCAATCATACTCTTATAAAATCAAGTAGATAAAAAATGTAAAGTCCTTTCGAACTCCGCATTGCTATAACGTATACATTTTATGATACAGTTGTCCCCATTTAATTAAATAATTGTCGAAATTCCAACGGAGAAAAATCTGTTTTTGCTTTGAAAAGTTTATTGAAGGACTGTGAATGCTCAAAACCTAATTCATAGGCAATTTCTGAAACGGACAGATTTGTTGTTGATAATTTTTCTTTTGCTTTTTCCACGACTACATTCTGAACATATTGTTGTGTGCTTAGCCCTGTGAATGAGCGTAACATATCGCTGAGGTACCGTTGTGAAAGCTTTAGTTCCGAACTGATGTATTTCACTGACGGTAAACCCTCCTTTAAACTACTCCCATCTTCAAAATAATCATTTAAAAGTTTATCCAACGACGTTATGATCTCATGATTGACGGTCCTTCTTGTAATAAACTGCCGGTTGTAGAAACGGTTGCTGTAATTCAAAAGTAACTCTAATTGTGATACTAAAACATCCTGACTGAAACCGTCAATGTTATTTGATAATTCATGTGCTATTGTAGAAAATAAATTGGCTACAATAGCTTTTTCCTTTGCCGATAAAAACAGCGCCTCAGAAACATTGTAAGAGAA
The window above is part of the Sphingobacterium sp. ML3W genome. Proteins encoded here:
- a CDS encoding TolC family protein, yielding MIKLYQKPKLLWSILLTMVLITAHQSRAQDRLDLYIKEGLESNQSIKQQNFMLEKNVYALSEAKSMFLPNIAFSTTYTKADGGRTIDIPVGDMMNGVYSTLNQLTGSNSFPQLQNQQVLINPDNFYDAKFRITQPILNAELNYNKKIKTKQIGLQKAEVLLYKRELVKEIKVAYYNYLKATNAVKIYQSYLALVREGERVNRKLLDNGKINRTALVRSQNEVSKIEASIVTAIKTQESARYYFNFLLNRPQTESILIDEITALPDQTALIGEDIGNREELSKLKIAKGINEDLTGLAKSYLVPKVGASLDLGSQAFDWKFNNKSRYYLLGVSLEWNLFGFGRNSSRIKQTLAEQQAILSQTDYVQQQLLTELKVRQASMESAVAEFRAAQSQLKTSQTYYNDISKLYKEGMAIYIEVLDAQNQWVDAQLQANIALFDTWIAFTAIERANASFNIQ
- a CDS encoding TetR/AcrR family transcriptional regulator; protein product: MSIAERKQEEKQEMHQRILNAARKIFLEKGYEKTSMRNIANEINYSPGSLYFHFKDKTEIFQELQKEGFTLLLNQLKVLNSVADPFERLKASGRVFIQFAQENKDYYNLMFMVEETVKDPTETRFTIAQEAINHMCSMIRDCQQQGKFIEMDTDYFTFMVLSAMHGICALFCKDRTTSFINKTNEELMENGYACFVALLEKS
- a CDS encoding SDR family NAD(P)-dependent oxidoreductase, which gives rise to MKKALITGASGGIGLEIARRLSQQHYQLTLVARNEQKLKSVQEQLGREAHQILVADLTIKEDIEKVSKHLTENSYDLLVNNAGNGSYGRFTEIPIGEQLNTMTLNMEALVSLSYAFLSKAVSGNALINIGSLLAHSSFPGGAVYAGTKSFVANFSESLWYEYKNKGIFVSGFNPGAADSDFHSNSGSDTSAFPSFVVSSVSEVADEFMKALATRRKPRVIQGFKNRMMLFGFKFLNRKSTINIMGKISPGLKA
- a CDS encoding HD domain-containing protein, whose amino-acid sequence is MDLARLLKMIIIHDLVEAEAGDVSVLDQIRNPEIRKIKQQNEEQAILKIRQMLAKSNRQEIYDLFYEFEDKKTFEAKAANAIDKLEVQLQHNHADISTWEEVEYDLSFVIGKQVQFDQTFVLLKDLIEQQASQKLEEAGLNVSEIRERAISTFS
- a CDS encoding efflux RND transporter periplasmic adaptor subunit, which gives rise to MKRIQFTVIAAALMLSSCKEHPKNTNPLGEPDIIAVKVSPVSSFRVPTSVQVTGLVSTEDQANYSFKIGGVISRILVSEGDFFRKGQLLATLNTTEISAGLSQSSLGVDKAQRDYDRAMNLYKDSVFTLEQLQNTRTALDVARKGKEAVAFNERYAKIYATSDGFVSKKVANEGEVIGGGMPVLLTNTIQQNASYLLKAGVTDREWSSIKAGQAAKVTLDGFPDQLFEATVYRKLQSADREIGSFQIELKLKLHNVAPPVGMFGKADIEIDQVENAIVIPYNALVEADGKKGYVFTTVGADKVKKIPVNIMKFETDKVYLSDKMDGINQIVISNSAYLNEQSVVKIIK
- a CDS encoding efflux RND transporter permease subunit, giving the protein MKITNFAVKNYQFTLIMFVLFAVVGLLTLFTMPRSEDPTTHPPQYVITVIYPGTSPKDMEEQVVKPIENKIYGLENIEKILTSVEDGVAVIQPKFKYGVDVDNKYQEISTEINALKNSELPKDIYLIKTEKVASSDVKIIQVALVSNAASAKELRDKADLLKTALEKITDLKEVKYTGVPEQEIRIDMQLDKLAQLRIPLNLVVGSLQSEAADIPGGSVNLDTKVFNVKTSGKFKNVEDVANTVIYNANGKIIYLKDVAEVSYKDGTINHITRLNGHRCVLVTAAMKDNVNISKVKEEYMPVLEAFQKGLPENIKMIKNFDQADMVAQRLGHLGFDFALAIVLVVITLLPLGFRASLIVMISIPLSLALGLIAMNMLGYSLNQLSIVGLVVALGLLVDDSIVVVENIERWLREGYSIKDAVLKGTRQIGNAVVGCTATLVIAFLPLAFLPDAAGEFLRSLPMAVMTSVLASMLVALTLVPFLGSRILKPHAHSGGNYFLQKLQQFLSYSYRSIMPIALKWPKVTIGISIALSVFAFALFPLAGFKLFPTSEKPMFLINIKLPLQANIPESDRVTKLVEQELKNHKEIVYYTSNVGKGNPQIYYNVHQQDIKPDFGQIFVQLGDDTGPKVKQELIKTLRKKFIDFPHARIEVKDFEQGTPIEANIVVRVFGDNQDTLRSLSFKVEEILRKHPGTFFVNNELNSYKSDVKVSIDKEKARTLGVLTSDVDMVIRMAVAGVNVGDYIDDRGDSRNVIITLPREKFSDLNVLKGLYVNNIQGTPIQVDQIATIGFETSPTAINHFNKSRFAKVTSLTKDHVYANDILKDIVPQLDRLKLPPGYYYKLSGEAESEGDALGGNFLSVILLSGFLFIGVLLLQFKNFKGIIIVLSIIPLGILGGAIALLLTGNPMSLVSIIGFIGLSGIQVKNSLLLVDFTNQLRVEGHSLDEAIHIAGETRFLPVVLTSITAICGLIPIALNPNPLIAPLAIVLIGGLISSTILSRIVTPVMYRLIPPQIEIEEDTEDNDK